A single region of the Acanthopagrus latus isolate v.2019 chromosome 11, fAcaLat1.1, whole genome shotgun sequence genome encodes:
- the prkaa2 gene encoding 5'-AMP-activated protein kinase catalytic subunit alpha-2 isoform X2, giving the protein MVMEYVSGGELFDYICKHGRVEDTEARRLFQQIISAVDYCHRHMVVHRDLKPENVLLDASKNAKIADFGLSNMMSDGEFLRTSCGSPNYAAPEVISGRLYAGPEVDIWSCGVILYALLCGTLPFDDEHVPTLFKKIRGGVFYIPEYLTRSVASLLMLMLQVDPLKRATIKDIREHEWFKQDLPGYLFPEDPSYDATVLDEEAVREVCEKFECTESEVVTSLYSGDPQDQLAVAYHLIIDNRRIMTQASEFYLASSPPQGSFIEEGMPLPPGVKPHPERMPPLLADSPKSRCPLDALNTTRPKPLAVKKAKWHLGIRSQSRPYDIMAEVYRAMRQLSFDWKVVNPYHLRVRRKNPVTGNLVKMSLQLYQVDSRSYLLDFKSIDDDIIEAVGFKSGSSTPQRSGSTAGLHRPRLSIDSASPAIDLPQLSSSLPGSLSGSSPQLTPRQGSHTMDFFEMCASLITTLAR; this is encoded by the exons GTGGAGGACACGGAAGCTCGCCGTCTTTTCCAGCAGATCATCTCAGCTGTAGACTACTGCCACAGGCACATGGTGGTCCACAGAGACCTCAAGCCTGAGAATGTCTTGCTGGATGCTAGCAAGAACGCCAAGATAGCAGACTTCG GTCTGTCAAACATGATGTCAGATGGGGAGTTTCTGCGGACAAGCTGTGGCTCACCCAACTACGCTGCTCCTGAGGTCATCTCAGGAAG GCTCTATGCAGGCCCAGAAGTGGACATCTGGAGCTGTGGGGTGATCTTGTACGCCCTGCTGTGTGGCACTCTGCCCTTTGATGACGAACACGTCCCCACGCTGTTTAAGAAGATCAGAGGGGGCGTCTTCTACATCCCAGAGTACCTGACTCGCTCTGTGGCCTCGCTGCTCATGCTCATGCTGCAGGTGGACCCTCTGAAGAGAGCCACCATCAAAGACATCAG GGAACACGAGTGGTTTAAGCAGGACCTGCCAGGCTACCTGTTCCCCGAGGACCCCTCATATGACGCTACAGTCCTGGATGAGGAGGCTGTCAGGGAAGTGTGTGAGAAGTTTGAATGCACCGAGTCCGAGGTTGTTACCAGCCTTTACAGTGGGGATCCACAG GATCAGCTAGCAGTAGCCTACCACCTTATAATAGATAACAGGCGCATCATGACCCAGGCCAGCGAATTCTACTTGGCCTCCAGCCCTCCCCAGGGATCCTTCATAGAAGAAGGCATGCCGTTGCCCCCTGGCGTCAAACCCCACCCAGAGAGGATGCCTCCGCTCCTGGCCGACAGCCCCAAGTCCCGTTGTCCTCTTGATGCTCTCAACACCACCCGGCCCAAACCCTTGGCAGTGAAGAAGGCCAAGTGGCACCTCGGTATCAGGAGTCAGAGCAGACCTTATGATATCATGGCTGAAGTGTACAGAGCTATGAGACAACTCAGCTTTGACTGGAAG GTGGTGAACCCATACCACCTGCGAGTGCGGAGGAAGAATCCGGTTACAGGAAACCTGGTGAAGATGAGCCTGCAGCTGTACCAGGTGGACAGCAGATCCTACCTGCTGGACTTCAAGAGCATCGATG ATGACATCATCGAGGCGGTGGGTTTTAAGTCAGGTTCGTCCACGCCTCAGAGGTCGGGCTCCACAGCCGGTCTCCACAGACCCAGACTGAGCATCGACTCTGCGAGCCCAGCCATCGACCTGCCCCAGTTAAGCTCCTCTCTCCCGGGGTCCCTGTCGGGTAGCTCCCCCCAGCTCACCCCACGTCAGGGATCACACACCATGGACTTCTTTGAAATGTGTGCCAGTCTGATCACCACACTAGCTCGCTGA
- the LOC119028668 gene encoding FYN-binding protein 1 isoform X2 gives MDQDDRMDFRALRAKFQEEELLLKQPKIKPALPEKPKVVPPPQSPPHYLPAGARPSLLTSINQTLDGKTVIAPRVVFKDDKKESKKPLFQATSKGKDKSEGKVKKSKDKTKGSKEKEEQLLDEQSDQKQKKENGKKFNLLLPGLHKENTAELVPAMPPPKGTTTKKSFMGLRKTKKEAGEILSDPILDSPSSDAPIQAPLIPVPSEFGDSPTEPKDSAPQALLPPLPDSSAAVEITPPSTIPASPDFTPPPAFIPEIPTPDVSTPESETPLEIETPAPPVSRPASQNEISPPSVVPTPPAASTPSPSPPEPELAADAVTEAVNMIPVEKPPSLVDPPSISPSPKPERPITALTALERAGDMKKTLQCDQRIFNALEKARKKTSPRTSFTSSYSMTPPPEEFPPPQSSVLPIPELPPIDYEDRGGNALPKPAEVNGFDHRPSSPVLAGIIEEGGSDPTPELLVVPPPLPRKVLPDRASLGPPPMKPDRPPSVNLSEFTAHAPSVEENGILAPLDFSETDTTDVPEFDDVTSDTHSPDLPASCWGNEENTGPDTPDGQDLPDYYSNEIVTPGAEVPAGQDTPQPEASMSISQESLPQAELQAPVNNSIYESTENVYEDIPTSANKKKGKTDGKKRKGPPKNPYASEALSQTIEEKTKTGRFGKTDKKAAAEGPDEKELKKKEKQRLEKEKKELKEKQEREKKEQKEREKKENEMKKKFKITGQEEAMYEAKVTVTTKGRKNDLPVKSGDNISIIRTTNCPKGKWLARDSSNNYGYVAVDHVELDIKEMLELGKKAAITRNSSTAIEPEVTSTGSRASNHYPLSAESYDSEEWTGDDDEPLSPAPDTADTLALPIGHTRTLSMPDMVNKDLPISHQHSQSADSSNVQARHEALQKLSTFFYSPKPVEPAASNIEPETSPAPVKEEPVQLPEESSSTADMDMLILPPPDLYADFARE, from the exons ATGGATCAG GACGACAGAATGGACTTCAGGGCCCTGAGGGCCAAGTTCCAGGAAGAAGAACTGCTCCTGAAGCAACCCAAGATCAAACCTGCTCTCCCAGAGAAGCCAAAGGTGGTCCCTCCTCCCCAGAGCCCCCCTCACTACCTCCCTGCAGGAGCACGCCCCTCCCTGCTCACCTCCATCAACCAGACCCTGGACGGGAAGACGGTGATAGCGCCCAGAGTGGTTTTCAAGGATGACAAGAAGGAGAGCAAGAAGCCTCTGTTCCAGGCCACCTCAAAGGGAAAAGACAAGAGTGAggggaaagtgaaaaaaagtaaGGACAAGACTAAAGgaagcaaagagaaagaagaacagCTTCTTGATGAGCAGTCGGAtcagaagcagaagaaagagAACGGTAAGAAGTTCAATCTGCTGCTCCCTGGATTACACAAGGAGAACACTGCAGAGCTGGTGCCGGCCATGCCTCCACCTAAAGGCACTACAACGAAGAAGAGCTTCATGGGTTTGAGGAAGACCAAAAAAGAAGCAGGGGAGATTCTTTCTGACCCCATTCTGGACAGCCCCAGCTCAGACGCTCCCATACAAGCTCCGCTCATCCCGGTGCCTTCTGAATTTGGTGACTCACCGACAGAGCCTAAAGACTCTGCACCGCAGGCTCTCCTACCCCCCTTACCTGACAGCAGTGCTGCAGTGGAAATCACCCCGCCCTCCACTATCCCTGCCTCTCCCGACTTCACCCCACCCCCCGCCTTTATCCCCGAAATCCCAACTCCTGATGTTTCAACCCCAGAGAGTGAAACCCCGCTGGAGATAGAAACTCCTGCCCCGCCCGTTTCCAGGCCTGCCAGCCAGAACGAAATCAGTCCGCCTAGTGTTGTCCCGACGCCTCCAGCGGCCTCCACTccctctccatcacctcctgaGCCTGAGCTGGCAGCTGATGCTGTTACGGAGGCTGTAAACATGATCCCAGTGGAGAAGCCCCCTTCTCTTGTAGATCCTCCATCTATTTCCCCTTCTCCTAAACCTGAGCGTCCGATCACAGCGCTCACAGCCCTGGAGAGGGCGGGGGACATGAAAAAGACTCTACAGTGTGACCAGAGGATCTTCAATGCTCTGGAGAAGGCACGCAAAAAGACCAG CCCGCGGACGAGCTTCACCTCATCCTACTCCATGACCCCGCCTCCAGAGGAGTTTCCCCCTCCTCAGAGTTCTGTCCTCCCCATCCCAGAGCTCCCACCCATTGATTATGAGGACCGAGGAGGAAACGCCCTCCCGAAACCAGCAGAAGTTAACGGCTTTGACCACC GGCCATCCTCTCCAGTGTTGGCAGGTATCATTGAGGAGGGGGGGTCCGACCCTACCCCAGAGCTGCTGGTGGTTCCACCTCCTCTACCCAGGAAGGTCCTCCCAGACCGTGCGTCCCTGGGTCCTCCTCCAATGAAGCCTGACAGACCCCCCTCGGTCAACCTGAGTGAATTCACTGCTCATGCTCCCTCTGTGGAAGAGAACG GGATCCTTGCTCCTCTTGACTTCTCAGAGACCGACACCACGGACGTCCCAGAGTTTGACGACGTGACTTCAGACACTCATTCTCCAGATCTGCCGGCGTCCTGCTGGGGAAACGAGGAGAACACGGGTCCGGATACTCCAGATGGACAGGACCTGCCGGACTATTACAGTAATGAGATAGTTACGCCAGGAGCCGAGGTCCCCGCAGGACAAGATACTCCACAACCAGAAGCCTCCATGTCCATATCTCAGGAATCTCTACCACAGGCAGA GCTCCAAGCTCCAGTCAACAACAGCATCTACGAGAGCACGGAGAATGTGTACGAGGACATACCCACGTCTGCCAacaagaagaaaggaaagactGACGGGAAGAAACGCAAGGGCCCACCAAAGA ATCCATATGCTTCTGAGGCACTATCGCAAACA ATCGAAGAGAAAACCAAGACGGGCAGGTTCGGCAA gaccGACAAGAAGGCAGCTGCAGAGGGGCCCGACGagaaggagctgaagaagaaggagaagcagcgcctggagaaggagaagaaggagctgaaggagaagcaggagagggaaaagaaggagcagaaagagagggagaagaaggagaatgagatgaagaagaaattcaaa ATCACTGGACAGGAGGAAGCCATGTACGAGGCAAAGGTAACCGTGACGACCAAGGGACGCAAGAACGACCTGCCCGTCAAGAGCGGTgacaacatcagcatcatccGAACAACCAACTGTCCCAAAGGGAAATGGCTGGCGAGGGACAGCAGCAATAACT ATGGGTACGTTGCGGTGGATCATGTGGAGCTGGACATCAAGGAGATGCTGGAGCTTGGGAAGAAGGCCGCCATCACCCGTAATAGCAGCACTGCCATCGAGCCGGAGGTGACCAGCACagggagcag GGCCTCAAACCACTACCCACTATCAGCAGAGAGTT ATGACAGTGAGGAGTGGaccggtgatgatgatgaacccCTCTCTCCTGCCCCTGACACAGCGGATACACTCGCACTACCAAT AGGCCACACCAGGACACTGTCAATGCCAGACATGG TGAACAAAGACCTACCCATAAGCCACCAGCACAGTCAGAGCGCAGACAGCTCCAACGTCCA AGCAAGACACGAAGCACTTCAGAAGTTATCTACATTCTTCTATTCGCCCAAACCTGTGGAGCCAGCTGCCAG caaTATTGAGCCAGAGACAA GTCCTGCACCTGTGAAGGAAGAACCAGTTCAGCT GCCTGAAGAGTCGAGTTCTACAGCAGACATGGACATGCTCATTTTGCCTCCTCCTGATCTGTATGCTGACTTTGCCAGAGAGTAA
- the LOC119028668 gene encoding FYN-binding protein 1 isoform X1 has protein sequence MDQDDRMDFRALRAKFQEEELLLKQPKIKPALPEKPKVVPPPQSPPHYLPAGARPSLLTSINQTLDGKTVIAPRVVFKDDKKESKKPLFQATSKGKDKSEGKVKKSKDKTKGSKEKEEQLLDEQSDQKQKKENGKKFNLLLPGLHKENTAELVPAMPPPKGTTTKKSFMGLRKTKKEAGEILSDPILDSPSSDAPIQAPLIPVPSEFGDSPTEPKDSAPQALLPPLPDSSAAVEITPPSTIPASPDFTPPPAFIPEIPTPDVSTPESETPLEIETPAPPVSRPASQNEISPPSVVPTPPAASTPSPSPPEPELAADAVTEAVNMIPVEKPPSLVDPPSISPSPKPERPITALTALERAGDMKKTLQCDQRIFNALEKARKKTSPRTSFTSSYSMTPPPEEFPPPQSSVLPIPELPPIDYEDRGGNALPKPAEVNGFDHRPSSPVLAGIIEEGGSDPTPELLVVPPPLPRKVLPDRASLGPPPMKPDRPPSVNLSEFTAHAPSVEENGILAPLDFSETDTTDVPEFDDVTSDTHSPDLPASCWGNEENTGPDTPDGQDLPDYYSNEIVTPGAEVPAGQDTPQPEASMSISQESLPQAELQAPVNNSIYESTENVYEDIPTSANKKKGKTDGKKRKGPPKNPYASEALSQTIEEKTKTGRFGKTDKKAAAEGPDEKELKKKEKQRLEKEKKELKEKQEREKKEQKEREKKENEMKKKFKITGQEEAMYEAKVTVTTKGRKNDLPVKSGDNISIIRTTNCPKGKWLARDSSNNYGYVAVDHVELDIKEMLELGKKAAITRNSSTAIEPEVTSTGSRASNHYPLSAESFTDDSEEWTGDDDEPLSPAPDTADTLALPIGHTRTLSMPDMVNKDLPISHQHSQSADSSNVQARHEALQKLSTFFYSPKPVEPAASNIEPETSPAPVKEEPVQLPEESSSTADMDMLILPPPDLYADFARE, from the exons ATGGATCAG GACGACAGAATGGACTTCAGGGCCCTGAGGGCCAAGTTCCAGGAAGAAGAACTGCTCCTGAAGCAACCCAAGATCAAACCTGCTCTCCCAGAGAAGCCAAAGGTGGTCCCTCCTCCCCAGAGCCCCCCTCACTACCTCCCTGCAGGAGCACGCCCCTCCCTGCTCACCTCCATCAACCAGACCCTGGACGGGAAGACGGTGATAGCGCCCAGAGTGGTTTTCAAGGATGACAAGAAGGAGAGCAAGAAGCCTCTGTTCCAGGCCACCTCAAAGGGAAAAGACAAGAGTGAggggaaagtgaaaaaaagtaaGGACAAGACTAAAGgaagcaaagagaaagaagaacagCTTCTTGATGAGCAGTCGGAtcagaagcagaagaaagagAACGGTAAGAAGTTCAATCTGCTGCTCCCTGGATTACACAAGGAGAACACTGCAGAGCTGGTGCCGGCCATGCCTCCACCTAAAGGCACTACAACGAAGAAGAGCTTCATGGGTTTGAGGAAGACCAAAAAAGAAGCAGGGGAGATTCTTTCTGACCCCATTCTGGACAGCCCCAGCTCAGACGCTCCCATACAAGCTCCGCTCATCCCGGTGCCTTCTGAATTTGGTGACTCACCGACAGAGCCTAAAGACTCTGCACCGCAGGCTCTCCTACCCCCCTTACCTGACAGCAGTGCTGCAGTGGAAATCACCCCGCCCTCCACTATCCCTGCCTCTCCCGACTTCACCCCACCCCCCGCCTTTATCCCCGAAATCCCAACTCCTGATGTTTCAACCCCAGAGAGTGAAACCCCGCTGGAGATAGAAACTCCTGCCCCGCCCGTTTCCAGGCCTGCCAGCCAGAACGAAATCAGTCCGCCTAGTGTTGTCCCGACGCCTCCAGCGGCCTCCACTccctctccatcacctcctgaGCCTGAGCTGGCAGCTGATGCTGTTACGGAGGCTGTAAACATGATCCCAGTGGAGAAGCCCCCTTCTCTTGTAGATCCTCCATCTATTTCCCCTTCTCCTAAACCTGAGCGTCCGATCACAGCGCTCACAGCCCTGGAGAGGGCGGGGGACATGAAAAAGACTCTACAGTGTGACCAGAGGATCTTCAATGCTCTGGAGAAGGCACGCAAAAAGACCAG CCCGCGGACGAGCTTCACCTCATCCTACTCCATGACCCCGCCTCCAGAGGAGTTTCCCCCTCCTCAGAGTTCTGTCCTCCCCATCCCAGAGCTCCCACCCATTGATTATGAGGACCGAGGAGGAAACGCCCTCCCGAAACCAGCAGAAGTTAACGGCTTTGACCACC GGCCATCCTCTCCAGTGTTGGCAGGTATCATTGAGGAGGGGGGGTCCGACCCTACCCCAGAGCTGCTGGTGGTTCCACCTCCTCTACCCAGGAAGGTCCTCCCAGACCGTGCGTCCCTGGGTCCTCCTCCAATGAAGCCTGACAGACCCCCCTCGGTCAACCTGAGTGAATTCACTGCTCATGCTCCCTCTGTGGAAGAGAACG GGATCCTTGCTCCTCTTGACTTCTCAGAGACCGACACCACGGACGTCCCAGAGTTTGACGACGTGACTTCAGACACTCATTCTCCAGATCTGCCGGCGTCCTGCTGGGGAAACGAGGAGAACACGGGTCCGGATACTCCAGATGGACAGGACCTGCCGGACTATTACAGTAATGAGATAGTTACGCCAGGAGCCGAGGTCCCCGCAGGACAAGATACTCCACAACCAGAAGCCTCCATGTCCATATCTCAGGAATCTCTACCACAGGCAGA GCTCCAAGCTCCAGTCAACAACAGCATCTACGAGAGCACGGAGAATGTGTACGAGGACATACCCACGTCTGCCAacaagaagaaaggaaagactGACGGGAAGAAACGCAAGGGCCCACCAAAGA ATCCATATGCTTCTGAGGCACTATCGCAAACA ATCGAAGAGAAAACCAAGACGGGCAGGTTCGGCAA gaccGACAAGAAGGCAGCTGCAGAGGGGCCCGACGagaaggagctgaagaagaaggagaagcagcgcctggagaaggagaagaaggagctgaaggagaagcaggagagggaaaagaaggagcagaaagagagggagaagaaggagaatgagatgaagaagaaattcaaa ATCACTGGACAGGAGGAAGCCATGTACGAGGCAAAGGTAACCGTGACGACCAAGGGACGCAAGAACGACCTGCCCGTCAAGAGCGGTgacaacatcagcatcatccGAACAACCAACTGTCCCAAAGGGAAATGGCTGGCGAGGGACAGCAGCAATAACT ATGGGTACGTTGCGGTGGATCATGTGGAGCTGGACATCAAGGAGATGCTGGAGCTTGGGAAGAAGGCCGCCATCACCCGTAATAGCAGCACTGCCATCGAGCCGGAGGTGACCAGCACagggagcag GGCCTCAAACCACTACCCACTATCAGCAGAGAGTT TTACAGATGACAGTGAGGAGTGGaccggtgatgatgatgaacccCTCTCTCCTGCCCCTGACACAGCGGATACACTCGCACTACCAAT AGGCCACACCAGGACACTGTCAATGCCAGACATGG TGAACAAAGACCTACCCATAAGCCACCAGCACAGTCAGAGCGCAGACAGCTCCAACGTCCA AGCAAGACACGAAGCACTTCAGAAGTTATCTACATTCTTCTATTCGCCCAAACCTGTGGAGCCAGCTGCCAG caaTATTGAGCCAGAGACAA GTCCTGCACCTGTGAAGGAAGAACCAGTTCAGCT GCCTGAAGAGTCGAGTTCTACAGCAGACATGGACATGCTCATTTTGCCTCCTCCTGATCTGTATGCTGACTTTGCCAGAGAGTAA
- the prkaa2 gene encoding 5'-AMP-activated protein kinase catalytic subunit alpha-2 isoform X3 — translation MGSFCGQAVAHPTTLLLRSSQEGPEVDIWSCGVILYALLCGTLPFDDEHVPTLFKKIRGGVFYIPEYLTRSVASLLMLMLQVDPLKRATIKDIREHEWFKQDLPGYLFPEDPSYDATVLDEEAVREVCEKFECTESEVVTSLYSGDPQDQLAVAYHLIIDNRRIMTQASEFYLASSPPQGSFIEEGMPLPPGVKPHPERMPPLLADSPKSRCPLDALNTTRPKPLAVKKAKWHLGIRSQSRPYDIMAEVYRAMRQLSFDWKVVNPYHLRVRRKNPVTGNLVKMSLQLYQVDSRSYLLDFKSIDDDIIEAVGFKSGSSTPQRSGSTAGLHRPRLSIDSASPAIDLPQLSSSLPGSLSGSSPQLTPRQGSHTMDFFEMCASLITTLAR, via the exons ATGGGGAGTTTCTGCGGACAAGCTGTGGCTCACCCAACTACGCTGCTCCTGAGGTCATCTCAGGAAG GCCCAGAAGTGGACATCTGGAGCTGTGGGGTGATCTTGTACGCCCTGCTGTGTGGCACTCTGCCCTTTGATGACGAACACGTCCCCACGCTGTTTAAGAAGATCAGAGGGGGCGTCTTCTACATCCCAGAGTACCTGACTCGCTCTGTGGCCTCGCTGCTCATGCTCATGCTGCAGGTGGACCCTCTGAAGAGAGCCACCATCAAAGACATCAG GGAACACGAGTGGTTTAAGCAGGACCTGCCAGGCTACCTGTTCCCCGAGGACCCCTCATATGACGCTACAGTCCTGGATGAGGAGGCTGTCAGGGAAGTGTGTGAGAAGTTTGAATGCACCGAGTCCGAGGTTGTTACCAGCCTTTACAGTGGGGATCCACAG GATCAGCTAGCAGTAGCCTACCACCTTATAATAGATAACAGGCGCATCATGACCCAGGCCAGCGAATTCTACTTGGCCTCCAGCCCTCCCCAGGGATCCTTCATAGAAGAAGGCATGCCGTTGCCCCCTGGCGTCAAACCCCACCCAGAGAGGATGCCTCCGCTCCTGGCCGACAGCCCCAAGTCCCGTTGTCCTCTTGATGCTCTCAACACCACCCGGCCCAAACCCTTGGCAGTGAAGAAGGCCAAGTGGCACCTCGGTATCAGGAGTCAGAGCAGACCTTATGATATCATGGCTGAAGTGTACAGAGCTATGAGACAACTCAGCTTTGACTGGAAG GTGGTGAACCCATACCACCTGCGAGTGCGGAGGAAGAATCCGGTTACAGGAAACCTGGTGAAGATGAGCCTGCAGCTGTACCAGGTGGACAGCAGATCCTACCTGCTGGACTTCAAGAGCATCGATG ATGACATCATCGAGGCGGTGGGTTTTAAGTCAGGTTCGTCCACGCCTCAGAGGTCGGGCTCCACAGCCGGTCTCCACAGACCCAGACTGAGCATCGACTCTGCGAGCCCAGCCATCGACCTGCCCCAGTTAAGCTCCTCTCTCCCGGGGTCCCTGTCGGGTAGCTCCCCCCAGCTCACCCCACGTCAGGGATCACACACCATGGACTTCTTTGAAATGTGTGCCAGTCTGATCACCACACTAGCTCGCTGA